The sequence below is a genomic window from Oscillospiraceae bacterium.
CGGGGCCCCAATTGTTTCTTCCCGGAGTTCTTTGCAGCCAAAGAATCCCGCCGCCGGAGGCTGATGCCTCCAAAGGCAACGCCTCCGATATGAAAATAGGCAACGAAAAAACGCGGGAAGCGGCAATGCCGCTTCCCGCGTCCTTATTTCAGCTACTTTCCGGAGTTGAAGATCTTGAAGATGGCGTCGTAGGGGTCGTCGTCGGAGAGGGGCTCGGGCGCGGCGGTCCGGCCCTGGGACGCGGAGGCCTCCCCGGCCTTCTCCCCGGCGGCGGTAAAGGGCCGCGCGGGCATGTCCGCGCCGCTGCCGGCCTCCTCGAAGCCGGTGGCGATGACGGTGACCCGGATCTCGTCCTCCAGCGTGTCGTCGAAGGCGGCGCCGAAGATAATGAGGGCCTCGGGGTGGGCGGCCTGCTGCACCAGGTTGGCGGCGGTCTCCACCTCCTCCAGCCCGATGTCCATGGAGCCGGTGACGTTGACCAGCACGCCCCGGGCGCCGTTGATGGAGGTCTCCAGCAGGGGGCTGGAGATGGCCATCTTGGCGGCCTCCTCGGCCTTGTTCTTGCCGGCGGCGCGGCCCACGCCCATGTGGGCCATGCCCGCGTTCTGCATGACGGCGGTCACGTCGGCGAAGTCCAGGTTGATGAAGCCGGTGTTCTTGATGAGGTCGGAGATGGACTGGACCGCCTGGCGCAGCACGTCGTCGGCGATCTCGAAGGCGTTGGCGAAGGTGATCTTCTGGTCGGTGGCAAACTTCAGCCGCTCGTTGGGGATGATGACCAGGCTGTCCACCCGGGTGCGCAGGTCCTCGATGCCCTTCTCGGCCTGGAGCATGCGGCGGCGGCCCTCAAAGTTGAAGGGCTTGGTGACCACGCCCACGGTGAGCAGGCCCATCTCCTTGGCGATGTCGGCCACGATGGGGGCCGCGCCGGTGCCGGTGCCGCCGCCCATGCCGGCGGTGATGAACACCATGTTTGCGTCCTCCAGGGCCTTGGAGATCTGGCTGCGGCTCTCCTCGGCGGACTTGCGGCCCACCTCGGGGTCGGAGCCCGCGCCCTGGCCGCCGGTGAGCTTCTCGCCAATCTGGATTTTAATGGTAGCGCTGGAAACGGCAAGCGCCTGCTTGTCCGTGTTGACAGCGATAAAATCAACGCCCTTGGTGCCGGATTTTACCATCCGGTTGACCACGTTGTTGCCACCGCCGCCCACGCCGATCACCTTTATGGTGACGACGGTATCGGGCCCGGTGTCCAGTCCAAACGCCATAACTGCTCCTCCTATGTAAAAACAAATGTTATTCTCTCTGTAAAATCCGCATTAATTCCTCAAAACGACTTATTTTGTGCCGTCTGGAGGCATGGCAACTACATCTTGGTCTATTTTATCCCTCTTTTGCTTCGAGGTCAATAGTTCCCTACGGATTTCCCCAAAGTTTTGGAACATCCGTGTGCCAAAGACCACCACGGCGGCCAGGTAGATGGGGATCCCCAGCTTGTCCCCCAGCCATGTGAGGAACACGGCGATGGCCGCGTTGCCCAGGGAGCCGGAGAGGTACACCCCAAGCCGGAACTCCCCCTTGATCCGCGCCCGGTAGCCCCCCAGGGCGGAGTCCAGGGCGGCCAGCAGGCCGGCGGCCACGTAGAGCGACCACTTGGCCGGGATGCTCCAGGGGCAGAAGGCCCCCAGCAGCAGCCCCGCCACAAGTCCGAACAGCTCCAGCATCAGCCCACCGCCTCCTCTCCCGAATTCTGGTCCGCGGCGGGCCTGGCGTACTGGGTGTCGATGGCTCCGCTGTACTTGGGGATCAGCAGCTTGTCGCTCATGGTGACCTTCACGTCGATTTTCCACTGGCCCAGCACGTCCACCACGCCGTTGCGCATGGTCAGGGCGTTGTACAGGGTGGTCTGGTCCCCGATGGCGAAAATGATGTAGGGGGCGGCGTAGCGCCTGCCGTTGACCGTGACCACCGCGCCGGTGCAGCGGATCTCGCTGGTGGCGATGATCCGCTCCCCGTTGAGGGAGAGGGCCTCCGCCCCGGCGGAGCGCAGCTCGTTGATCACCGACATGATGTCGTTGTCGTGGATCAGGTAGTCCGCCTCGTCCCCGGTGGTGTTGGCCATGCTGGAGTCCTTCATCACCACGGTGACGCCGGGCCCCTCCACGTCGGTGAGGCCGGAGAGGATCTCCAGCCGCTCGATCTCGGCCTTCATGGCCTCGCTGGCCCCGTCGCCGGAGGCGGCCTGCTCCCGGTAGGCGGCCAGCTCCTGCTGGGACTGGGCCAGCTGCTGCTCCAACCCCTCCTTCTGGTTGAGGGTGTCGTTGTACAGCTCCTGGAGGGTCTCCAGGCGGGTGGCGTTGGTGGTGTCCGCCGCGGCGTTGAGCTTCACGCTCTTGAGCTGGACGGCCAGCAGGAAGCCCAGCACCACGCACACCGCCACGATGGACAGCTCCCCCCTATTGCGCTTTTTTATCTTCATCGTTTGCTCCTTGGTCCCCGCCCGGCTGGGCCGTGGGCGCGGCGGTGGCGGCGTCCGCCGCGGCCTGCGCGTCGTCCCCCGGCATCCAGCGCTCGGGCATCAGCAGCGCCCCCTGCTTGCCCTCGGTGTACACGGTGAAGTCCAGTGTGCCCGTCCGGGGCACCCCGTCCTCGTCCATACGCCAGAGGGTCTTTTTCAGGGCGTATATATCCTTGTTGAAATCGGTAATCAGAGGCAGGGTCACCGTCAGGTTCTCCCCGTAGCCGAAGTGGATGCGGTTCTCCGTGCTCAGGTCGATGAAGGAGGTGACGCTGCCGGTCATGCCCTCGTCGGCCAGGGCGGAGAGCAGCTTCTTCAGGCTCTGCAGCTTCTGCTGCTCCGGCTCGTCCACCGCCAGGGACATGCCCACCGCGGGCGCCAAGGGGGTAATCCCCAGCACCAGGGCCCTGTCCGCGCCCAGGGAGGCGTCCCCCCGCTCCAGCACCTTGCACGCGGCGTCCAGCAGCCAGCGCTCCCCGCCCCCCTCCACCACGGCCACGGGCACGCACTCGCTCACCGTGAGCACGAGGGTGTCGGGCCAGCGGCGGGACATGGACAGCTTGTCCACGTAGGGCAGGCTGGTCAGCACCCGCTGGGCGATCTGGTTCTTATTCAGCCGGAACAGGTTGTCCCCCCGCTCCACGCCGGAGGCCGCCACGATCTCCGCCTCGGTGTACTGGGACTGGCCCACGACCTCGATCCG
It includes:
- the ftsZ gene encoding cell division protein FtsZ; its protein translation is MAFGLDTGPDTVVTIKVIGVGGGGNNVVNRMVKSGTKGVDFIAVNTDKQALAVSSATIKIQIGEKLTGGQGAGSDPEVGRKSAEESRSQISKALEDANMVFITAGMGGGTGTGAAPIVADIAKEMGLLTVGVVTKPFNFEGRRRMLQAEKGIEDLRTRVDSLVIIPNERLKFATDQKITFANAFEIADDVLRQAVQSISDLIKNTGFINLDFADVTAVMQNAGMAHMGVGRAAGKNKAEEAAKMAISSPLLETSINGARGVLVNVTGSMDIGLEEVETAANLVQQAAHPEALIIFGAAFDDTLEDEIRVTVIATGFEEAGSGADMPARPFTAAGEKAGEASASQGRTAAPEPLSDDDPYDAIFKIFNSGK
- the sbp gene encoding hypothetical protein; this encodes MLELFGLVAGLLLGAFCPWSIPAKWSLYVAAGLLAALDSALGGYRARIKGEFRLGVYLSGSLGNAAIAVFLTWLGDKLGIPIYLAAVVVFGTRMFQNFGEIRRELLTSKQKRDKIDQDVVAMPPDGTK